From the bacterium genome, the window CATCGTGTTCGTTGTAATATTTTCCTACAATTGTCCCTGAGAAAGGGGCCCGAAGGTCAGTGTTATCCAGAACCTGTTTGTAACCCGCCTTAGCTGCCTTATAACCTGCTTCTGCTTGGTCGTAGCTTTGCGGGGCTATTAGACTGTCTTCATACAGCGCTTTAGTTCTCGAATAAGTCGTTTTGGCGGCATCATATTGCGCCTTAGTTTGGTCGAGCGTTTCACCATTCATTCTCACTAATAGTTGATTGAATTTAACCTTATCACCTACGCCGACGTGAATCTTCTCAATTGTTCCAGGGATTTGCGGAAAGACCATTATATCTTTGCGTCCTTCGAGACGCCCCGAAAACTTAACCATTTTTTCCAAGGTGGTTATTTCCACTGGCTTGATTTTAACGGATGCTTTTTCCTGCGCGATATTTTTAATATCATCGCTTTTCCCGCATCCTGCAATAGAAGCGATAAAAATCACGAATATTATCCAGATAATCCTCGTCCTCATAATTTTTACTCCTTTAAGAGCGAACTAATTGCCGCTTCGTATTGAACGACGGCGAGTTTTAAATTTACTACAGCAGAGATATATTCCGCTTGAGCTTGAATAAGTGTACTATTTGCATCGAGAACATCGGTGTTAACCGCCATGCCTGTGCTGAACTCGGCTTCCGCCACACGATAACCTTCGTTAGCCTGTTCGAGCTTAATTCGGGATACATCGAGGGATTGAGTTTTTTCCTCGAGGTTATTGTAAAAAATTCTAATCTCCATCTCCGCCGCGCGATGCACCATATCGAGCGTTTCCTCTGCCTCACGCCTCTGAGAATTTGCTTTGCGCACACCAAAAATCCTCTCTCCGAAGGAAATCAGAGACCAGCTTGCTGCGAGAGTCACATTCCATGAATCGTAGAATTCTTCTTCGAGAGCTTGATTTGGACGCTTATACGACCAATTAAAAACACCGACAACATCAGGTGAAAAAGCGCCCAAAGCGATTAGTTTTCCGGCTTTTGCCGCATCGAGGCCATATTCGAGCATTTTTATATCAGGCCTGTATTTAAGCCCATAATCGAGCCCCCATTCCAAGGAAGCCCACGAAACCTCGATTTGTGCTGTATCGGGATCGAGTTCAAGAGTTGTGTCAGCCGGAAAATCGAGAAGGAAGTTCAAGACGAGTCTCGAGGCTTTAACTGCATTTCTCGATTGGATGATCATCAAATCGATTTCAGAACTTGCAACCCGCGTCTGAAGGAGGTTGTTTCGGCTGATAAGGCCTTGTGTAAACATACCTTCGATTACTTTAAGATGCCCATTCATCCGTTTGCGAGCTTGTTGCATCGTATTTCCAAACAAATCAGCTTTAACAACCCCATAATAAGCCTCTGAAATGCTAACAGCGGTCGAACTTTTTTGATTTCTAAGGTTTTCTTGTTGAATCTTTGCGCCATTTCGTGCGGCGCGGTAGCCATTAATTATCTTACCACCAGTGAAAATTGGCTGTTGAACTCCGAGGGTTAAGTTATAGTTATTCTGTTTGCCCATTTCTATACTCATCCCACCGAACTCAAGCGGCATGGTCATAACAGGGACTTCATCGAGGCGAGTATATGAACCGTCCGCCGATGCATGCGGAAGCAGGCCTGTAAATGCAATTTTTGCGTCCTCTTTTGCGCTATCTCTTTTATAACCGGCCGTAAGAACTTGAGAATTTGCTTCGAGACCACGGGAAATTGCCTCTTGGAGTGTTATAGCTCCGAGGCTAAAAGTTACAACCAAAACGAGAGATACTCGAATTATCAATTTCATGAATTTTCCTTTATATTTATTTGAAGCCCAAGCGTAATACTATGAATCCCATGTCACATTTTTTTCAAAGACCCATTAAGAATAAGTTCAAAAATTACTTTTTCTTTATCTAGTAGGTTGAATTCTCCTCCTGCTGCAATCCACTGGCCAACGCTTCCGGTTGTTATTGAAATAATCATTAAGGCAAGATCATTTGAAGAGATTTTAGGATTGAGTTCATCCTCGAATTGTTCGATATGCATTTTTAATTTTTCCAAAAATACACCCATTCCTTCAAAAACTTTGCGATGAATCTGTTCTTTAGGGAGACATTCTTGCTTAAAAGCCTCGGACATCATTGCAAGATAGAAGTTCCGTTTATTTTCTAAAATTTCAAAAGATAGATGAATATATTTTTTAATTCCTTCAGAGAGGCTTTTACTTGCGGGAAAAATCTCATCGATAGATGAATTCAGATTTGAAAAAACAACATCGACTGATTCTACAAGGAGGTGGTCTTTACCATCGAAGTAGTTGTAAATAGTCCCTTTAGAAAATCCGGCCTTATCGGCGATTTCTTCCATGGATGTGTTGAAATAGCCTTTTTCTTCAAAAAGAACCTCAGCGGATTTAAGGAATAAATCCTTATTTCTTATCCTATCTTTTTCCCTTTGTCTCAATGTTTCCTCTTTAAATAGTTAAGTGCACCAAACAATACAGTATATTTAATGACTCAGAGTTCAATCTTACAAAATTTATTTTACGAAAACATTTTTTTTTTGCAAGAACAAACAAGGTTTTTTATTAGAAATTAGCTATGAACTTTTCCTTTATTGATTTTGGGTTTCACAAGGATTTGCCTTATCGGTGGATGAGAAACACTTTCCCGCCCAGCGCTGTCACGATTTTTGCTATTTCTCAAACTCAGGAGTATAGCCAGTTATTTTCGCGCGCAAAAATCCCATAGCCCCATTTTCTTCCCTTCCCGCGCCAGCGCACCTGCATGGAATTTCAACCTTTGAATATTTGAGCCATATGCTTGTTGTTCACACATATTGGTTTTTGTTTTGGAATAGGATAAATTTGGGTGTTTAATTAAATAGAGATAAGGTTGGTGTGGGAATTAATCCAAGTGATTTAGCGTGAAAGCCAGATTTTGATTTTCATGGGGGGCTATCGTCTTTTGGATAGAGTGGGTATGATGATTCGTATAAATGCACTTTAGGCTTGATTTATATTTTTTCTTGCAAGAGAATCTATTCGTTGAATTAGGACATCGAAATCGTAGGGGGGGATTAAATAATCATCTGCGCCGAGGCAGAATGGAATCTCGTCTGTTTCTTGTGGGGTTTTGTCGGTAATTAAAAGCAATGGAAGGTCTATAAAGCAAAGGTGCGAACGGATTTCCTCGAGAAAATCGACAGCATTACTATCAACTGTTTTATCGATAACGATAAGTGCTGGTTTTTGTTTATGTAGAAACTCGATTATGCTATTTGGGTTTGAAAGGGCGATAGTATTTAAGCGCTTTTTGATTAAGTGTTTTTCGACTTTATTTACAATTTTTTCTTCGAGGCCACAGAGAAGCACATCGAGAAATGGCAATAAATCGTCAACACTGGTATCCCTGTTTATAGGTTTATTCTCTTGGTCGTTTTCATCTGAGACGAGGTTATCGCGGCTTTCAAGTTGTTTTTCGGATTGTTTTTTATTAGTGGATGTTATACCATGACTGACTTCGTTAGATTCGCTATTGTCTTGGTGTTTTTCATTGAGCAGATACACGGATCGTGCCGTCGATTTCAATTCTGTGATGCCTTTATCTATCAATTCGAGAGCTGTGAGGTTCATGGGTTGCATTCCGCTATCGATTGCCTCGGCACGAACCTTATTTTCCGATCCTGTAGCCATAGTGTCTTTTACACGAGTATTTAAAACAAGTAGTTCTATCGCAGCAGTCCTACCAAGAAAACCAGTCCAGTCGCAGTGAGAACAACCTTCGCCGATAGAGAACCGGATATTTGGATTGTATTTTCTTGCGGTTTTCACAAGATACTCTGGTAGCTCGCTTTTTTTCGCATCGCGTTTGCAATATGGACATATTTTTTTAATTAGTCTTTGTGCTAGAATACATAGTGTAACTTCTTTGATAACAGATACATCAGTTCCAAGCTCTTTAAGGCGCGAGATCGCGCCGACAGAATCGTTTGTGTGCAAGGTAGAAAACACAAGATGACCGGTTTGTGCTGCCTGAACGGCTATTTTGGCTGTTTCTGGATCTCTAATTTCACCAACAAGTATAACGTCTGGGTCTTGCCTAAGAACCGATCTCAAACTTGAAGCGAAAGTAATTCCGCGTTTTGGGTTTACTTGAACCTGATTCACTCCTTCTATTTCATATTCGACAGGGTCTTCGATAGTTGTGATATTAATATTCTTGTCTTCGCTTTTGAGATATTCGATTGCGCCATAAAGCGTGGTCGATTTGCCAGAGCCGGTAGGGCCAGTGACGAGTATTATTCCTTGCGGGCGTCTTATCGTATTTAGGAAACGCTCTAGTGTTTCGCCAGTAAATCCAAGGTTTTCAAGAGATGAGAACATCGTTTTTCCATCTAAAAGGCGAATAACGACCTTCTCTCCCCATATCATAGGTAATACTGAAATCCGTAAATCGAGGGGTTTACCGTCGATTTTGACATGTATCTTGCCATCCTGAGGTGAAAAATGATTTGCTAGGTCCAATTCCGAAAGCACCTTGATACGGCTAATAAGAGGGGGGCCGATGAGTTCGGGAAAATCCATTTTCGCGATGAGTTCACCATCGATGCGGTATCTAATAAGAACCTTGTTATCTTGTGGTTCGATATGTATGTCCGATGCTCTGTGTGCAAAGGCATCTATGATTATAATATTTAAAAGTTTAACTATTGGCGCTTGAAGAGTTTTTTCTTCGGCGACCGATTCGATGATCTTCCCTCTATCAAAATTTTCATATTTGATATTACTATGTTTATTGCTGGTTCTTTGCACAAGACCTTGAATATAATTATCGGTGTTGTAAAGAAACTCGATAGCCTTCTTGACATCACTAAGAGTGGCAAGTTTATAGGTCGCTGGCCTATTAGCTATAAAATTGACCGTGTCTTTACCGGCGGTATCGAATGGATTGGCGATAGCAACAAGAAGGCTTTCGTCTTTAGCCATTTTAAGCGGCACTAGGTTAAAAATTTGTGCGTCTTTTGGTGGAATAATATTGGATAACTCTACTGAGGGTTCCAACTCATTGATATTGGCAAGAGGTATCTTAAAATATGCGGAATAAGCCTCATATAACTTTTTCTCGTCGATCAGTTTTTCTGAAACTAGATTCCCAAAAAAGTAGAAACCGTTGGATTTGATTTTTTCTGATCCGATAGCTTTAGTATAGGCCTTTTTATCTACATATTTATTTTCGAGAAGAAATTCCAGTATTTTGGCATTGAGATTTTTATACATAAGCCTTAGATCAATTGTATCTATTATTATAGTATAAGATAACTCATGGATTTAAATTGGCAAGCCTTGAATCCCAGAATTAACCAAAAATAAAAAGTAGGAATAAGATAAAACAATAACTACATCTCGTTGAATATTATCTCGCCGGCAACCATGGTCCATACCGCTTTGCCGGTAAGCTCCCACCCTTCGAAAGGAGTGTTCTTCGATTTGCTGGCAAATTTAGAAGAATCGACCGTCCATTTTTTTGTGGGATCAAAAATGCAAACATCGGCGTTTGCGCCCTGAGAAAGGGTTCCGGCGGAAATATCGACAAGACGCGCAGGATTTGTGCTCATAAGCTCGACCATTTTTACGATATCGATAACGCCGGTATTAACCAATTTGGTGTAAATCAGGCTTGCGGAGGTTTCTAGACCAATAATTCCGAATGGCGCAATTGCAAACTCACAGTCTTTATCCTCAGGTGGGTGAGGCGCATGATCGGTGACAATGCAGTCTAAAGTGCCATCTATCAACGCCTCGCGAAGTGACTCCACGTCTTCCTTAGTGCGAAGTGGTGGGTTCATCTTAAAATTGCTATCGAAATCCGAATTCACAACATCTTCATCGGTTAAAATAAGATGATGCACAGCAGCTTCTGCCGAAACTGCGACTCCCTTAGCCTTAGCAGTTTTGATTATTTCGACACTTTCCTTTGAACTTACATGACAAATATGGATTCTAGCCTCAAGGAACTCGGCTAAGAGGACATCTCGAGCGATCATGCCAGCTTCAGCAACCGAAGGAATGGCTTGCATCCCCACGATTCCGCTTGCTATTCCCTCGTGCATGTGTCCTCCTCGCGAAAGGTCGAGGTCTTCTTCGTGCAGAAGTAGAGGAAGCTCGAACATCTTTGAATAAGAAAGCGCGTTGCGTAAAAGCTGAGAGTTCATCACTGGTTTTCCATCGTCGGAGAAACCTGCCGCGCCTGCCATAGCAAGATCATACATCTCAGAAAGCTCGATCCCCTCGAGTTTTTTGCTAATTGTCGCAATCGGATAAACCCAACAATATGCATCCC encodes:
- a CDS encoding TolC family protein, producing the protein MKLIIRVSLVLVVTFSLGAITLQEAISRGLEANSQVLTAGYKRDSAKEDAKIAFTGLLPHASADGSYTRLDEVPVMTMPLEFGGMSIEMGKQNNYNLTLGVQQPIFTGGKIINGYRAARNGAKIQQENLRNQKSSTAVSISEAYYGVVKADLFGNTMQQARKRMNGHLKVIEGMFTQGLISRNNLLQTRVASSEIDLMIIQSRNAVKASRLVLNFLLDFPADTTLELDPDTAQIEVSWASLEWGLDYGLKYRPDIKMLEYGLDAAKAGKLIALGAFSPDVVGVFNWSYKRPNQALEEEFYDSWNVTLAASWSLISFGERIFGVRKANSQRREAEETLDMVHRAAEMEIRIFYNNLEEKTQSLDVSRIKLEQANEGYRVAEAEFSTGMAVNTDVLDANSTLIQAQAEYISAVVNLKLAVVQYEAAISSLLKE
- a CDS encoding TetR/AcrR family transcriptional regulator codes for the protein MRQREKDRIRNKDLFLKSAEVLFEEKGYFNTSMEEIADKAGFSKGTIYNYFDGKDHLLVESVDVVFSNLNSSIDEIFPASKSLSEGIKKYIHLSFEILENKRNFYLAMMSEAFKQECLPKEQIHRKVFEGMGVFLEKLKMHIEQFEDELNPKISSNDLALMIISITTGSVGQWIAAGGEFNLLDKEKVIFELILNGSLKKM
- the tadA gene encoding Flp pilus assembly complex ATPase component TadA, which translates into the protein MYKNLNAKILEFLLENKYVDKKAYTKAIGSEKIKSNGFYFFGNLVSEKLIDEKKLYEAYSAYFKIPLANINELEPSVELSNIIPPKDAQIFNLVPLKMAKDESLLVAIANPFDTAGKDTVNFIANRPATYKLATLSDVKKAIEFLYNTDNYIQGLVQRTSNKHSNIKYENFDRGKIIESVAEEKTLQAPIVKLLNIIIIDAFAHRASDIHIEPQDNKVLIRYRIDGELIAKMDFPELIGPPLISRIKVLSELDLANHFSPQDGKIHVKIDGKPLDLRISVLPMIWGEKVVIRLLDGKTMFSSLENLGFTGETLERFLNTIRRPQGIILVTGPTGSGKSTTLYGAIEYLKSEDKNINITTIEDPVEYEIEGVNQVQVNPKRGITFASSLRSVLRQDPDVILVGEIRDPETAKIAVQAAQTGHLVFSTLHTNDSVGAISRLKELGTDVSVIKEVTLCILAQRLIKKICPYCKRDAKKSELPEYLVKTARKYNPNIRFSIGEGCSHCDWTGFLGRTAAIELLVLNTRVKDTMATGSENKVRAEAIDSGMQPMNLTALELIDKGITELKSTARSVYLLNEKHQDNSESNEVSHGITSTNKKQSEKQLESRDNLVSDENDQENKPINRDTSVDDLLPFLDVLLCGLEEKIVNKVEKHLIKKRLNTIALSNPNSIIEFLHKQKPALIVIDKTVDSNAVDFLEEIRSHLCFIDLPLLLITDKTPQETDEIPFCLGADDYLIPPYDFDVLIQRIDSLARKNINQA
- a CDS encoding dihydroorotase; translated protein: KFVFPGLVDIHVHFREPGREDAETIKSGSLAAVRGGITSVCCMPNTNPPLDNAALVKFVYDRGRDAYCWVYPIATISKKLEGIELSEMYDLAMAGAAGFSDDGKPVMNSQLLRNALSYSKMFELPLLLHEEDLDLSRGGHMHEGIASGIVGMQAIPSVAEAGMIARDVLLAEFLEARIHICHVSSKESVEIIKTAKAKGVAVSAEAAVHHLILTDEDVVNSDFDSNFKMNPPLRTKEDVESLREALIDGTLDCIVTDHAPHPPEDKDCEFAIAPFGIIGLETSASLIYTKLVNTGVIDIVKMVELMSTNPARLVDISAGTLSQGANADVCIFDPTKKWTVDSSKFASKSKNTPFEGWELTGKAVWTMVAGEIIFNEM